A genome region from Stenotrophomonas maltophilia includes the following:
- a CDS encoding helix-turn-helix domain-containing protein codes for MNALPDSIQTLAEVIGESAALTLVRAWPPTTSSTTGRHRVIVYVPSTLPDQHRLIDILGHDVAQRLVAHFGGELLFLASCFAAGAHERREQIARAVASGMPRDHVAREFGVSQTTIKRALRGARSAPPPAVHPALLKGYARA; via the coding sequence ATGAACGCCCTGCCCGACAGCATCCAGACCCTGGCCGAGGTCATCGGCGAATCCGCAGCCCTCACGCTGGTGCGTGCGTGGCCGCCGACCACCTCCAGCACCACCGGCCGTCACCGTGTCATTGTCTACGTCCCCTCCACCCTGCCCGACCAGCATCGGCTGATCGACATCCTTGGCCACGACGTCGCCCAGCGGCTGGTCGCGCACTTCGGCGGCGAACTGTTGTTCCTGGCGTCCTGCTTCGCTGCCGGCGCGCACGAACGCCGTGAACAGATCGCCCGCGCGGTCGCCAGCGGCATGCCACGCGACCATGTCGCGCGTGAGTTCGGCGTCTCCCAGACCACCATCAAGCGTGCCCTGCGCGGTGCGCGCAGTGCGCCGCCACCGGCCGTGCACCCGGCCCTGCTCAAGGGGTACGCACGCGCATGA
- a CDS encoding DUF7696 family protein — translation MPRLHDGRDVDSSSDDWRLHCEARRLLQLDGYRRMGNDGRWTAVSPRRHRQQYLEGVLAARGAVERERLAVAALRLWIARQPDRPGHDASR, via the coding sequence ATGCCACGCCTGCATGATGGTCGCGACGTTGACAGCAGCAGCGACGACTGGCGCCTGCACTGCGAAGCACGCCGCCTGCTGCAACTGGACGGCTACCGGCGCATGGGCAACGACGGGCGCTGGACGGCGGTCAGTCCGCGCAGACATCGCCAGCAGTATCTCGAGGGTGTCCTGGCCGCACGCGGCGCGGTTGAGCGTGAGCGCCTGGCCGTGGCGGCATTGCGACTGTGGATCGCACGCCAGCCAGATCGACCAGGTCATGATGCAAGTAGATGA
- a CDS encoding glycoside hydrolase family 24 protein, with product MTVAAASALGGTNVAAFLDMLAVSEGTDIPGQRSRDRGYDVIVGGQLFTDYRDHPRVLVSLPRYGIKSSAAGRYQFLRSTWDDLRSRLGLPDFGPVSQDRAAVALLKQCGAYELIRLGRFDAAVTAARRIWASLPGAGYGQKEHALETLRAAYRAAGGALQ from the coding sequence ATGACCGTCGCCGCCGCCAGCGCCCTCGGTGGCACCAACGTCGCTGCGTTCCTGGACATGCTGGCCGTGTCCGAAGGCACCGACATTCCGGGCCAGCGCTCACGTGACCGCGGCTACGACGTCATCGTCGGCGGCCAGCTGTTCACCGACTACCGCGACCATCCCCGCGTGCTGGTGTCGCTGCCGCGCTATGGCATCAAGTCCAGCGCCGCCGGCCGCTACCAGTTCCTGCGCAGCACCTGGGACGACCTGCGCTCACGCCTGGGCCTGCCCGACTTCGGGCCGGTCTCGCAGGACCGTGCAGCAGTCGCCCTGCTGAAGCAGTGCGGTGCCTACGAGCTGATCCGGCTGGGACGCTTCGATGCCGCCGTTACCGCGGCACGGCGCATCTGGGCGTCGCTGCCAGGCGCCGGCTACGGGCAGAAGGAGCACGCACTGGAAACACTGCGCGCGGCCTACCGGGCCGCCGGTGGAGCCCTGCAGTGA